GATAACTCAATTGTACTGCACGCCATTGATTTTGATCGTAATGGTAGTATTGCGCCTGGATTTCTTAAAAGGGTTGCATATTATGTTTTATCCCACAATTTCAAGCTGCTTCGACTAGGAATTGATGTCAAAGGTGATATTGGTCACATTCTGCCTTGCATTTCATCATGTCAGACTTTAACGTCACTTAAGCTATCAATTTCACCTAAAGGTCGTTATAATTTTGGGAGAACGTTGTTTCCTAAATCACTGAATTTACCAGCGTTGACATGCTTGCATCTAGGAAATTTTGTCTTTTGTGCTGGTGACGATGGCCAAATTGAGCCCTTTTCAGCCTTTAACAAGTTGAATAGTTTGATCATTGATAATTGCACGGTGAAGGATGCACAAATCCTGTGCATATCAAGTGAGACACTAGTCAGTTTAACTATGCGTAATCATTCTTTCGATGTTTACCAAATTGAGCTATCTGCTCCAAGTCTTTGTATCTTTTCTTTTATGGGAACTCCTTATCAGAAGTTCTGTAGAAGCGGTCTTTCTTCTGTTAAACAAGCAAACATTGATGCGGAAATGTTGGCAAATTACACTGTGCCTCCTTTGGTGCTACTCAGGTTGCTGTACGATCTTgctaatataaaatcattgacaGTCTCTGCAAGCACTCTTCAGGTACCTTAACTTGGACTTGCTTTGATGTCACTGCAAGTAAACATTGAGgcttactttttattttattttattgtcaagatgctttttttgtttctaacttatgtaaaaaatcAACCGAGTTTCGTAATTGCATTAAACTGTTTCTAATTCACTGTCATCCCTTATTGCATAGGTTCTCTCCTTTGTTCCTGACTTTTTTAAGGATAAGCAGCGATTACCTTCATCCTTTATGCGTAGCTTGAAGTCACTGAAAGTAAAGCTGAAACCACTTTCATATGAATTATCCATGGCattgaaaattttcaagttagaaaaagaattaaaagcaggATTCGAACCATCTTCACTCATACCTGATGGAATCCTGGACCTTTTGCTCCAGAACTCGCCGTCGGCAGATGTTGACATCGTAGAATGCTCAAGGTGAAATGTGCActcaactttttaaaatttgaagagAGATTCTTAAAATTGGTTCGATTTTTGCTTCCTTTTCCATTTTCATTTCCCTAGATCTCTCTGGTTATATATATAGCTCATAATCAGTGGATATATTACTGGTCCCTTGGGCAGAGAAACAAATTGCACATGCACAGTAACATTATTATATACAACATCAAATGAAGTTGATATTTTGAGGAAATGATAGGATTGCTATTTGCTTGTACTAACTAACGAAATTTAATGTTCGTTtgaaataaaactttatttttaggTCAATCAAGGTTGATGTAAAAAAACCAGTTATGACTAATTTTTgtatgttgaagaaattgaagCTAGAATCTTTGTGAATAATGGAATCGACACTCCATGAGATTGCAGTTATTTGTGCTTTGAAAATATCGTTATTTTGAGGTCAATGCAGTTGATGCGTTGAAAGAAAGCAGGCACGAATTCTTAGGTGTTGAAGATACAAAGAAACTAGAATGTTTGTGTGTGCATGCATATGAAGCGAAAATAAGGAATTTGAGTTGATATAAAGTCATTTCAAGTTTTGACGAGCTTTTCAAGTTGGGTACAGTGAGTAATGGTTGTTAACTGTGAGTAGTTTATACTGATTCGGAATATGTATTTATGTTCTGTGCATCTAGGATTGATGACTCCTTTAACCATCTAGCTCCGCTCTCATCTTCGCTTTATCCTGAATTCCTTCAGCCTTCTTCTAATGAGGTATTCTCACATTGCTAAATTTCTAATATTGTGTGTGCTAGATATGAGTATATTCTGTTCAACCTTTATGGTTTAATAGTTACTATTAGTTATGACTTGTGAATGTATCCTCTCTGTAGTGAAAATATATGTTCAAATGTGTATTTTACATATTATTGTATGTTTAAGTTTAACCTAGAATAGATTCTATGCTTAATAATAGTTAAATTATCATCCTTAAATAATTGAACAAAAGCTTGTTGCATCTTCCAGCATGTTGTGCATGGCCTGCAACGGCGGGTGTTTTACCTAAAGCAAGTGCAAGAGCAGACAGAAACATATATTGATATAGCAATGGAGGCGATAGTTCGGGAGAGGGAGGAGATGCTGTCTTTCAAAGAGCATACCATGAAATTGTCAAAGACCATTGATGTCCTACGTACAGCCACAGGTGCATGAGGCCATGAGGCCATGAGGCCAGGTGGACGAACACGACTTGAATTCTCCCATAAGTCACAGTTTTGTGTGTATGTGAGTgcatttttttactataatacaTTCTGAGATGTACTACTAGTagtatttgatttgttttaatcATATTCGAACCGGTCGGTCCAACCAATCACATACCAAGAAAACtaataaattttgttacttttcATAAAATAGTTTCCCCTTTATCTTTATTACTGTatctttaactatttattatctCACTTCACTTTTTTTCCCTCTACAGTAAATCCATATCTAAACCCTTACTCAGAAGGCCTTGAAGAAGTTATTCAAAACCAAACAATTATTCTATATAAAAATagcaattaattatttaattcttATTTACATTGCATTGGCACAACATTTTCCGTCTGTGCAAAATTAAAAAGAACCCTAGAAAATAAGTTCTGTGATCCACTCACCATAGACCCTACTTCACATTCCTTTTCACCCCGTACATACATAAGTATAACAAAGCGAATTTGAAGGTATTTTCCTTAATTTCAAGGTATTTTCTCTCTTTACCATTTTCCTGATAGCAATTGAACACAACTTTGCTGAGATTTTATAAATTTGCCGTAGATTTAGTTACCTTTGTTTCCCAAATCTGCGTTCCATTATATTGCTGAAATTGTTTCCacattgttttcatttttctgCTGGCGTAGGTAACTGTAGTCAGAATAATAATGTCCAATAATATTGCGCTTGAGATAATGATTCCACCCAAATGCAACCCTTGTCAATTTTACTATCCGTTCATCCGACTTTAACAAAATCAAGCTATCCACACCAAGTCTTTATACCTTTACTTTTTTGTGGCCCTGCTAATCAGAAACTGTGTGAGAGCGGTCTTTCTTCAGTTAAACAAGTAGATATTGATGTATACCTATTTTTTTGTGTTGAGATTCTATTAAGCTGGCTGCAAGACCTTGTTAATGTAAAATCATTGACAGTCACTCGAACTACTCTTAAGGTACCTTGCCATGTTTTGAGGTTTCGTGTTTACTTTGTtcttaagattttattttttaatttccaaattttgtcaaaaatcaaATGCCTTGCTTCAAATTATTCTTAATTCACCCCCATCCCTCATTGCTTAGGTTCTCTCCTTAGTTCCTAATTTATTCAAGGTTAAACTCCATTCCTTGTGTAACTTGAAGTCGCTTAAAGTAATAGTGAGAGGAAGAGTTGTAACATCTGCATCAATAGTTTATGCGGGTGGTATAGACTTCTTGCTTCAAAACTTGCAAACCGCAGAAGTTATAACTTCATGGATCACTGGACTCACGTCAAATTATGCCATTTCCAATTAAAAACCAAAGTTGTGATCTGTATTGGGACTAAAAAGCCTCTTCTATTAAGCAGTCATAGTAATAACCAAAGTCATTCTGTTAATTAACTGTTATTGCTTTAACCATCTCTATACTTTTGAAACCATTTTCCCAGTTTACTCATCACCTTCTAGTTTATAGTTTACTATCTTCTGCTAATTTGTGTCATTTCGCTATTTAGGCATCTTTGATATAACAAAACTACAAAACGGtagttttctttcatttttagtaCCAACTCTATCCAACGCTTGTCAATATTCAACACCGGCAGATGGGTGGAGGAGATAAAGGAGAACCCTAATCCCCTAAAACCCCTCATTAGGGAACACCTGTAAGATGAGTCTGCCGCTTTCTTTCATAATAGAGCCGGGAATAACGGCTGgatcctaaaatataagcatgATATGATTTcttcattatatatttatatatttttagagaaaaatatgcattttattatgtcattttttttaaaatattcccgTGTCAACTTGTTAGTGTCGTGTCCGGTATCCATGCTTGTGTGAATGTCTTATAGTTCTTTCATCAATAACCTAATTTGCACACATCAAGACACacggatttttattttttttttctctctaatttttattaaaaaagaccAGATTAAAATCAAGGTTCTTCAATTTCCTTCTAATTCTCCTCCAAACCTAGAAATTCGACAAATTCATGACTACATAACTAAACATTAAACAAAGAATTGGGGTGTTTTCCCCGTTGTTATTGGCATTTTGTCCAAGCCATCATAGATTTATAACTCTATTTGGCTTTGATCTCTAACCGGTAACTGGACAGAACAtcattcattttaatttaatatttgtcctttcttaaaaaacaaaatagtttaaaaggttaaagatcaaattttgacaaaaaaaaaattgactttaaatCATGTGATTTGACTCAGCGATTTAAACTTAACGAGCCGAACCGAACTGTTCGTGAACTTGAAACGATGCCGAACTGGAGCTAAAAAAATAGTTCATGTTGAACTTGAGCCGAGTTTTGTGCTGAATCAATTTATATCGAGTCGAGCTCGGACGAGTTCAGCTCATTTCTAGCCTTACTCGTAGTTCAATTGGTGACaacaattttagtttttgactTTTTGTCCAGTCTCTTGCTCACCAAGATTGTTCAgtatcaaaaataattttaaaatcaaatacagTACAGTTGAATTGAAGTTGTCATATCCAATTCTTTATTTATTAACGATCAAACACACATAATCAAacttgttctggactgggcctaGAAGTCCGGATGTTGAGGAACTACGGAAATGGGTCGTCAAGCAAGGCCCAACGAAGAACAACCCAATAAGCTATCTTCACAAATCGAACGGTCACAACGCTCAACGCGTTGTAATGGCCGctcaccggaatgatgagcattaactggtCATCATGGCATTTCTAGTCGTTTTCCGGCAGCTACTTGATGGTCATTAATGACATAAAGGGTATTGGCCAAGTGTTAGGGGCTATATAAACAACCTCTCCTCATTTCACAAGGTACATTATCTTTCTTCTCTGAAAACCTTCACTCTACACTTAAgttgacttgagcgtcggagtgcatGCAGGTAGACAACCCCCCTCCATTTCAACGAGGGCTTCAACGGAGGAAACGCCGGCACGATCGTCTCTTCTGATCAtgtaagatcaaattttttatacacATCCGAGATTTTTTGTGACCACATATACATTCGGTTGAGTGGTTTTTTgtgacaaatttttttaaaacaataaccggttttgatttttgaaaatttcaaaacataaaacCAATTTAAACATGGCCTAAAACAATATATTCTTGCCGATCCAGTTTGATAATTTGgtaaagatatatttttttttcaccaccagtttaatttggttcgggagtcagttctggcattaagtggttccagccccctcctgaTCGTAATTGCGGggaatcgaaccgtggtccttcTTACCAAGTttaacgtcaatcaccactgaaccaactaacgattgttAAAATCTATTATGGATGTGAAATTTTGTTGGTGATGGTTAGTAATAGTATGTAAGTacaccaaaataatttttaaaatattttaaaatattaagaaCACTATaaagtattttaaaattacTCCAGGGCTTTGCGAGTTAAATTTTGGATggggatatttttttaaaatattaagaatactataaaataattttaaaatattttaatgtgGCTGAAGTTAAGTATTATATAATCATTTATCATATTCCTCTCCAAAATCTTCCAAAAATCAACTCGAGCGATTTTTTTCTAATCCTAAAGAGCTAACTTTAAGATTTTTCCTAACCCTAATCAATATCATTGGTTCATTTTATGATTCAGTATTCGATGGGACATAATTATATGATAACTTaagcataaaatttaatatatcaaaaaaaaaagttaaaaaaatttacctGAAATATGTGTCGACTCAttagaataatataaaaaaataatttaatgatttatcatattaaatataatttgaaatataaataaaaaacaattagacattaaattataattaaaatattaatgctaaaatttttaaaataagtagtactcCCTctatttcaaattacttgacgttttagaaaattttatattttttaaattacttatcgttttgataatttaaggttatattttgtctattataccctcatataaattccaaatatttagcaGTAACTgttgaaaccaaaaaaaaattaatatatatttgaaaactaattttttttttggtacatacagtaacatattaatttttattttatttacataacatattaaatttattgaaagagaaagtgtgtgcaaaaaaaaagagtaatttattggtgaattaaaataagggtataataagaaaataatgtGCAAAAATACACGTTTTTATACCGTTTGCATTTGACACTTTTGACTTTCTTGCACATGAGGTTGTAAACTTTTTAAACAGAGTTCAAAAGGTCACGCATAGTAATGTTGTGTCGCATAGGTCGATGAatgtagtttttcaaagattgagTTTTGATGTCCAAAAAGGtttagcggcgcagcttgttgtccgtctaccttttgttcatatataattataagaaataagtttaaaatacaatttcttaatttctgttttttttttctaaatcgTAAGTAAAGTAATCTAGGGAGGATAATTTTGTCATAAGGATAATTCCAAAGAAAATTATACTTAAACCTTTTCTAATATATACCAAAAGAAATGatcacttcaaaaaaaaaaaaaaaaaaaaagaaatgaaccGATTCATAAACCAAAAGAAAATTCCAAAGGATTTGCTTGCCGCCTCTCTGTGTTCCCTCCCCAATTTGAACCCTCGAAAAACGTGAAAGCCAACTGTTGTAGTAGTGGTGGAAGTGGAATTCAAAGCACTCTCTTCATATTCAGTCACGTTGGTATTTCTCATTCTCTtctaaaaaatgcattttatcATTCATTAGATTAAGAATGTTGAAATTGTAAACAACTTCGCTATAGCTGTATAATTTCTCAGTTAATTCTTGTTCTGTTATATTgcacaatttaattttatttagatAGGTGTTTGTTTATCTAAATAAATTCTAATTCAGATGATCAGAAAATGATTCAACCCAAGACAAAGAAGAGAAGACGTG
This portion of the Trifolium pratense cultivar HEN17-A07 linkage group LG3, ARS_RC_1.1, whole genome shotgun sequence genome encodes:
- the LOC123918115 gene encoding F-box protein At4g22280-like is translated as MIQTKTRKGSCGIEMSEDKLSDLPNCILVHILSFLNIKDAVRTCILSKRWKHIWKYIPTLTLHYSNFSTLKSFDQFVSRVLSLRDNSIVLHAIDFDRNGSIAPGFLKRVAYYVLSHNFKLLRLGIDVKGDIGHILPCISSCQTLTSLKLSISPKGRYNFGRTLFPKSLNLPALTCLHLGNFVFCAGDDGQIEPFSAFNKLNSLIIDNCTVKDAQILCISSETLVSLTMRNHSFDVYQIELSAPSLCIFSFMGTPYQKFCRSGLSSVKQANIDAEMLANYTVPPLVLLRLLYDLANIKSLTVSASTLQVLSFVPDFFKDKQRLPSSFMRSLKSLKVKLKPLSYELSMALKIFKLEKELKAGFEPSSLIPDGILDLLLQNSPSADVDIVECSRIDDSFNHLAPLSSSLYPEFLQPSSNEHVVHGLQRRVFYLKQVQEQTETYIDIAMEAIVREREEMLSFKEHTMKLSKTIDVLRTATGA